CATATGCTTGTCGATCCCCCATGGATCATCCCCTTCTAACAAATCACGACAAAAAGTGCCGCGTGAGCCGCAAAGTGGTACCAGAAACGGCACCTACTTGCAAAGGCTACTAAATAGTAGCAACGCGCGAAATACCCTATTTGAGGTATAATTGTAGAGGAGGGCTCGGTCCTCCTCAGACGGGCTTTGGAAGATTGAGTTATGAACTCATGTGGCGGAGTTTCTGCGGCGATATAAAAAGGCGCCAATAGCGATCAAAAGCCAAGGCCCGAACCCCTCTGAGCCACCGGAGCCCCCTGACCGACACCCACATCCTTCATCGCCTCCCAAAACAGTTGTCCCCATATCAGCCCTGATATCGCTGGCCAAATCATCCCCCATATCCGCAATGCCCATATCCGTGGTCCCCATATCCGTGGTCCCCATATCCGTGGTCCCCATATCCGTGGTCCCCATATCCGAGACGCCCATATCCGAGACGCCCATGTCCGAAATCCCCATATCTTCTTCAGTAGAGTCATCACACACGGCGTCGGTGGTCACGCAGACCTCCGCATCGCCAATCTCCGTACCCTGAAGCCCCACCGCCTTGACCACAAAACACTCCTCCGGCCGGACATCCCCCGGCAAGAGCTCGGCTCGCGCAGGTAACTCAGGCACGAGCGCCACACCGTCAAACCCCGAACGATAGACCCTGTAGCCAGCAACGTTCTCGGCAGCTTCGGCCTCAATGCTGAACCCTACTCGAGGATACGCGCTATCATCATCGCAGCTGTTGAACTCCATTGGTGCTCGTCTGCATTGAGCGGTCAGAGCCGTAGCTCCCGCAAATATCGGCTCGGCAGCCGCGGCCGCTCCAGTAGTGAAGCTGAAGTTCGCATCGCCACACACCGAGCCCTCACCAAACACCACCTGGTACTCCATGTTCGGCGAAAGGGTCGTCAACGGCTCGATCACCGCAACCTTATTGCTGACTTCGCTGTACGGGTTGTTGCCCTCGAAGACCTCGACCGACGCCAAGACGCCTTGCTGAGAGTCGACTTCTACCAACGCAAGCCCTGCCTGGGGCTCGGCGAACCCTGGCGTGGTGTCGAAGTAGACGAAGATCTTGGAATCGATCGGAACATCTGTGGCCGCGTCGGCCGGGACGGTGGACTTCACACAGAATCCAGCCTCGCACGCAAAACCCAGTGCTGGAGCCAAGAAGAGCAATATTGAAACAAGTAATATTTTCACAATTTATCCAAATGTAGAGGAGGGCTCTATCCTCCTGATATGGCCCAACATAAGACCAGAAAAAGACAAATTGTCAAAAGGGACCTGTTTGCTTCTTCGCACAGAGCCAATTCTGGATTTTGTTGATATAGAGTTCTGTTACGCACATCCAAGGAGGCCAGAGACCTCCTCTACAATTAGGGAACACCATGAACGACTCATTCAATTTATTCGCCAACGACTACGACGGATGGTTCGCTGAAAATCAGGACCTGCTTGAAAGTGAGGTTCGCCTGATCGCCCATATCTGGCCTGAGGAAAGACCCGCTAAGGTTCTTTCAGTGGGCTGCGGAACCGGACTCTTTGAAACCATCCTGAAGCGCAACAATATCGTGATCGAGCACGGCATCGAGCCCGCTGAAGGCATGGCTGCAATCGCCCGAACCCGCGGTATGAGCGTGGATATCGGGACCGCAGAAACAGCCGATTTCGGCGAAGCAGAGTACGACCTCTTGCTCTTCAACGGCTCCACGTCTTACGTCAAAGACCTCGAACTCGTCTTCAAACGAGCGTTTCGGGCCCTGCGCCCGGGCGGCTATCTCCTCGTCGTCGACGTCCCACGCGAGAGCGGTTTCGGCGTTCTCTACTGCCTCGCCGCCGAGCTCGGAACCTGGGACCACCCCTTGTTGGCTGGTGTTGCGCCCAAAGATCCGTACCCGATGCCCTTCGTAAAGGCCGCCACCTGGCACACGACCGCCGAGCGCATCTCGGCTTATGAGGCTGCCGGGTTTGAGGTGTTGAGTACCGCTCAAACACTCACTACGCATCCTGGTCGAGCCGGAGAGAGCGTGGAGAACCCACGCGACGGGCATGAATCGGGCGATTACGTGGCCATCCTTGGGAAAAAGGCCAGCTAGTGCGCATTTCGGAAAAACTACGCGAACTGCACGCTCCGACGCGTGCGGCGTGCGAGTCGCATCCGTTTGTGCTCGGGATGGCTGACGGGACCCTGCCGCTCGAGTATTTTGCGCGATGGGTCGCGCAGGACTGGCTCTACCTACAAGGCTACCTTCAGATTGTTCAGCGCGCGGCGGATCTGGCAACCGATAACGATACCAGGGCGCGCTGGCTCGAAATGGTGAGGCTGACGCGCGATGTGGAGCTCGACCTCCATCGTGGGCTTGCGCGTGAAGTCGGGCTTAGTGAGGACGACCTCGCTCAGACTGCCCCGTACCCCGCGACAACCCGATACTTGCAGGCCCTCGCCGCCGCCAACACTTACCACGAAGTTGTCGCCACGCTGACCCCGTGCGCTGTGGGTTATGCCGAAATCGCAAAGAAACTTGGCGCCATGCCGAAGTCGCCCGTGCCTCGATACGCGGAGTGGATTGCAACCTACTTAGACCCCGCGTTTCAGGAAGTTGTGCCGTGGTTGGAGGCGGAACTCGACATCTGCTCTGACGGGCATGAAGAGGCCGTGTCCAAAGCCTATGCCGCCGCCGTTCAGCTCGAGCTCGACTTCTGGGACGCCCTCTACGAGAAACCATGAAACACTTATTAGAGTTTGCCGCGGACTTGACGAACCACGATCCAATGATTGCCAGCGCAATTGAAGCTGCACTGCGGAGTCCACCAATGACGAACGAGGAGGTCGGATTCTACGGTGCGGCCAAGAATCCACCGGAGATGAACTGCTTTCTCTACCTGGTCACCTCGCTCGGAAACGCCGGTTACACTTTTTCGGCAGAGGACAAGTATTCTGCGGAGATCTTGGACATCTTTGCACAAAAAGTGGACCTTCCAGCGCGCATTCGTTCCTGGTTTCCGAAACGACTCGGTTGGGACTCCGTCTATGAGGCGATTGGCTTAAACAAGCAGGAGCACGGCCGGGCAAGTGCAAGGTTTCAAGCAACTTACGAGCAGGCCTTCAACGAACTCGAGGCCGCCTTTGAGGCGCGTGGAGAGCGATTGCGCGTGCTGGAATTCCACGTCGGAGACACGATTCCATTTGTGGTCGTCAAACCCGAAGTCGCCGAAAAATGGGATAACGTCGTTCTTGGGTACGACCGCCAGGGCCGCCCTCTATGCCTATCACAGCCAGACTGGCAGCGATTCGCCGAGCACCTCGCCTACTCCGCTGGTTTCCCCTTTTAGAAAAGGTCTACTGGACGACTTCTCTTAAGTTGGTAAGAGATTCTGAATCGAGTCTGAAGACCACGCCGCCAGACGCAGAGTACGGCCGAACCCGAAACGTATTCGACCAGCCACGCGTGACCCATATGAGCTCACCACCCTCGATGGGCATCAAGGTCTTGGACGTAAAGCCTTCCAGATTTCCGCCATCCGCACGCCGACCAATGGTGAACGGCTCCATGCCTTCCGCGTAGAAGGTTTCATCCGTGAGCGACCCCGCGCTCGCGACCAGAATGCGTTTGCCCGCCGCCGAGCTCACGGAGCGAATCGCATCACCGTCTATAGGCGACGCCTGCGCAAAGACCACCGGCGCGTCCACAACGCCGTCCTCACCCACGCGCACACTCACCACTGAAGGCTCGGATATCGGAATGCTAAGCCCCTGAATTTCTGCGGTCTCCTCGGCCAAAAACGCCAGATAGTTCTCCTCAAGACCACGCCCCATCATCAACTCACCCACTGATGAATTGAACTCCGAAGCGTGAGCCAACGAGAGTCCGGCAGAAACCGTCAGCAGGTGCCCGTTGGCCAAGAAAATGGCCCCACCAGTCGCGGACTCCATGGAAATCCCGCGGAATGCCTGTTGCGAGTCAAACTCCCAGAGCAGTGCTGGCTCGGTACTTTGAGCCGTGAACGCGCCCAGGGTCAAAACACGTTCGGTATTCCCGTACACTGAATCGGCCGTTGCGCTAGACCCAACCACCACGCCGCCATTTGAGAGCACCAGGAAAACAGGGTCTTGCAATCCTTCCGTGTTCAGAACTTGGGCTTGAGAGATTTCGCCCTGCGCATCCACAACCACCCGAACAAAATCACCTGACGGCACCGATTGCTCGCCAATTTCCTGAGTCACACCGCCTTCGGCTTCCAGCACGGCTACTACGTTCTGTCCCTGAATTGAGTGACTTACAAGTCGGAAATTTGGCACGTACCATGCCCATTCAAAGGCTTCCTTATTCCAGCGCGTCAAAACTCGACCTGGTTCAGCCGTTGTCGCCCCTTCCACCACCGTTCCGTCCGGCAAGGGGTCTTCATTGAGGACCAGAATTTCCGCAGAAAAACTGCCGTCAGGGCGTACGTTGACGTTCTCGTGAATGTAGCCTGTGGTGCTCGCGGCCAGAACAGGTGAGCGCGAATACCTGAACTCCCAGACGGGTTCCAGGGGTTTGGCTTCCTCACCTTCGCACTCGCGCCAGAACACGCCTTCTCGGCAGTAGGCGGGCGTAGGGTCCATGTATACGCTGCAGAATCCGGCATCGAGGCGGTCCGCAAAACAATGCTTCGGGCCGTCCACAACCCAGCCCGGAGGAGTCTCAAACTCAAGACTCAAGAACGTCCCATCCCCATGCGTAAACGCGCATTCATCTGCACATTCCTCGCCGGTTTCCAGAATTCGCACTACGGCACCCTCAGGCGCGTCAACCAACTTCAAACTCCAATTTCTTGGGCCGGCGCTCTCCTGATAAGGCTTAAACCACGTGCGGCTCCAGCCATTGTTCACGCTCAAGCCCACGCCCGAAGCATAGGAGTTATGCGGCACAGCCAGAAACGCAGTGCCCGCAACGCTCGGATCCCCGTAGTAGCGGTCCTCGTCCACGACGTTGATCCCGAACGTGCCCACAACACCGCCCGAGACACTGGTCAGCTCATTGCCCGCAAGCCGAGTGATGACGAGCTCGGGGCGATGGTCACCATTATGAAAGTTGCCCGTTGCGACACGGAATGAACTCAAGATCGAGGGCGGTGGGTTTGAGCCGAGCCACTCGGCGATAAGCACCACCTCATTTTCTGGCCCGATATCGAGCTCCAAACCACGAACACCAATCAAGGCGGGGAGAGGGCGTACAGTGACGCTGCCGTCTTTGATGGAGATGAGAGTCGGAATCTCGTCAGAGACTCGGCGAGGATGACCATCGTTGACTTCGTGCAAGTACATTATGGCATGTATCGTGCCGTCCATGTCCGGGTGCACTGAGAACCCACCGTCTGTCTCAAGGTCAATGGCTAAGCCATCTTCCGTGGTGCCGCTGAGCTCGAGACTGGTCCATTCCGAACCCTCTTCGAGCAGTGCAGCCCAGGTCGCCGGAGCATTGCCATCATCCACTTGAGTCCACGCAAAAGCCCGCCCATCTGGCAGGAGCCGATAGCGCTCCAGCCGATGGTTTGGCGGCAGCTCGGGCAAAGGCATCTCTTCGGCCTCGGCGCTGGTATCGCCAAGCGTGACCTTGAGGCGTCCTGTGTACTCGAACCCGTTCTGCGCCTGAATTGTCGGGAATGCCATCAAGAGAAAATAGTCCTGACCTTGTGGCCGGACTTGATAGACGCCAGTGTGGTTGGTCGAGATCTCGGCGGAATCAATCTCGTTACTTAGGTTGTCAAAACGGTTGATGTGCAAGACTGAGCCTTCCATATGAAAGCCCACGACCCCATTGCCGCCGTCTGGATGAAGTTGGCCACGCTCCGTCATTTGGTGGTCAATATTTCCACGAATTGGGCACGTATCATGCCGCACGAGGAATGAGTACTGGTTGCCGGCGATCAGGGCGTCTGACTCGCGCGTAAAGGTGCCCGTCGCGTTATTGAAGAAGTTTCGCGCCGGCAGGCCTTGCCATCTGCACTCTTCGCGCCACGTAAACTCCGTCTCCTCGGCGCCCGCGCCCATGTTGAGCACGAGGCGTTCGCGGTGTTGGTAAGACACGATCGGGTACTCAATCGGCTGATCGAATTGACCGGTGGAGTCCAGATATCGGCTATAGCCGATCTTGCCATCAGCCACCCGAGTAGCCACGATAGTGGAGAGCCCGTTGTCGTTGAATTCCAGGAGGAGCTTTGCGCCATCACCGAGTGTTTCCAGATGCGATGCAATCGGCGTCTGGTTGATGACCCCGTTTCGGTAGTCACGCCCGAGCGCATCGACACCGATGAACTC
This Microvenator marinus DNA region includes the following protein-coding sequences:
- a CDS encoding Ig-like domain-containing protein; this translates as MKILLVSILLFLAPALGFACEAGFCVKSTVPADAATDVPIDSKIFVYFDTTPGFAEPQAGLALVEVDSQQGVLASVEVFEGNNPYSEVSNKVAVIEPLTTLSPNMEYQVVFGEGSVCGDANFSFTTGAAAAAEPIFAGATALTAQCRRAPMEFNSCDDDSAYPRVGFSIEAEAAENVAGYRVYRSGFDGVALVPELPARAELLPGDVRPEECFVVKAVGLQGTEIGDAEVCVTTDAVCDDSTEEDMGISDMGVSDMGVSDMGTTDMGTTDMGTTDMGTTDMGIADMGDDLASDIRADMGTTVLGGDEGCGCRSGGSGGSEGFGPWLLIAIGAFLYRRRNSAT
- a CDS encoding class I SAM-dependent DNA methyltransferase, whose translation is MNDSFNLFANDYDGWFAENQDLLESEVRLIAHIWPEERPAKVLSVGCGTGLFETILKRNNIVIEHGIEPAEGMAAIARTRGMSVDIGTAETADFGEAEYDLLLFNGSTSYVKDLELVFKRAFRALRPGGYLLVVDVPRESGFGVLYCLAAELGTWDHPLLAGVAPKDPYPMPFVKAATWHTTAERISAYEAAGFEVLSTAQTLTTHPGRAGESVENPRDGHESGDYVAILGKKAS
- a CDS encoding TenA family protein — protein: MRISEKLRELHAPTRAACESHPFVLGMADGTLPLEYFARWVAQDWLYLQGYLQIVQRAADLATDNDTRARWLEMVRLTRDVELDLHRGLAREVGLSEDDLAQTAPYPATTRYLQALAAANTYHEVVATLTPCAVGYAEIAKKLGAMPKSPVPRYAEWIATYLDPAFQEVVPWLEAELDICSDGHEEAVSKAYAAAVQLELDFWDALYEKP